One Salminus brasiliensis chromosome 5, fSalBra1.hap2, whole genome shotgun sequence DNA segment encodes these proteins:
- the kcnj12a gene encoding ATP-sensitive inward rectifier potassium channel 12, protein MSVGRISRYSIVSSDEDALRLTTMHGGGMNGYGNGKIHTRRKGRSRFVKKNGQCNVQFTNMDQKPQRYLADIFTTCVDIRWRYMLIVFTLVFVVSWLAFGLAFWVIALLHGDLDNPAGDDNFTPCVLQVNGFIAAFLFSIETQTTIGYGFRCVTEECPLAVFLVVFQSIVGSIIDCFMIGAIMAKMARPKKRAQTLLFSHNAVIAMRDGKLCLMWRVGNLRKSHIVEAHVRAQLIKPRVTAEGEYIPLDQLDINVGFDKGLDRIFLVSPLTILHEIDEESPLFGIGKQDLETADFEIVVILEGMVEATAMTAQARSSYLASEILWGHRFEPVLFEEKNEYKVDYSHFHKTYEVPSTPRCSAKDIMESKYLAAPAANSFCYENELAFLSREEEEEDGGERERALSVSPERTTQRLDFERHLQNPQRSLEQRSYRRESEI, encoded by the coding sequence ATGAGTGTGGGTCGGATCAGTCGCTACAGCATCGTGTCTTCAGACGAAGATGCCCTCCGCCTGACCACCATGCACGGCGGAGGAATGAACGGTTATGGCAACGGCAAGATCCACACGAGGAGGAAGGGCCGCAGCCGCTTCGTGAAGAAGAACGGCCAGTGCAACGTCCAGTTCACCAACATGGATCAGAAGCCACAGCGCTACCTGGCCGACATCTTTACCACCTGCGTGGACATCCGCTGGCGCTACATGCTGATCGTCTTCACGCTGGTCTTCGTAGTGTCCTGGCTGGCCTTCGGACTGGCCTTCTGGGTCATCGCACTTCTTCACGGGGATCTGGACAACCCGGCGGGCGATGACAACTTCACTCCCTGCGTCCTGCAGGTCAACGGCTTCATTGCCGCCTTCCTTTTCTCCATAGAGACCCAGACCACAATTGGGTACGGCTTCCGCTGCGTGACAGAGGAATGCCCGCTAGCTGTCTTCCTGGTAGTCTTCCAGTCCATCGTGGGCAGCATCATTGATTGCTTCATGATCGGCGCCATCATGGCCAAGATGGCCCGTCCCAAAAAGAGGGCACAGACCCTCCTGTTCTCTCACAATGCTGTCATAGCAATGCGGGATGGAAAGCTGTGCCTGATGTGGCGCGTTGGGAACTTGCGCAAGAGCCACATTGTTGAAGCGCATGTCCGTGCCCAGCTAATCAAGCCTAGAGTGACCGCAGAGGGCGAGTACATCCCTCTGGACCAGCTGGACATCAACGTTGGCTTTGACAAAGGCCTGGACAGGATCTTTTTGGTATCGCCGCTCACCATCTTGCACGAGATCGACGAGGAAAGCCCGCTGTTTGGGATCGGGAAGCAGGACCTGGAGACGGCCGATTTTGAGATCGTGGTGATCCTGGAAGGCATGGTGGAGGCCACGGCGATGACCGCTCAGGCACGGAGCTCCTACCTTGCCAGCGAGATTCTGTGGGGCCACCGCTTTGAGCCGGTGCTCTTCGAGGAGAAGAACGAGTACAAGGTAGACTACTCCCACTTCCACAAGACCTACGAGGTGCCCTCCACGCCACGCTGCAGCGCCAAGGACATTATGGAGAGCAAATACCTGGCAGCGCCTGCCGCCAACTCTTTCTGCTACGAGAACGAGCTGGCCTTTCTCAGCcgcgaggaagaggaggaggatggaggagaACGAGAACGGGCGCTGAGCGTCAGTCCTGAGAGAACCACACAGCGCCTCGACTTCGAGCGCCACCTGCAGAACCCCCAGCGGAGCCTGGAGCAAAGGTCCTACCGCAGGGAGTCGGAGATATAG